The Phycisphaeraceae bacterium genome has a window encoding:
- a CDS encoding PIN/TRAM domain-containing protein — MTDDLQPGAEPLDSAQAAGSAAPALRAGYQSVGDRLEQEKRSVRILMRVVRFLFLVMLVTVTTLTVGSRTDRVEEFTPATVIAIVLSTLAVGVIVLAVDYLTPNKRLASTVAVYLGICVGLLGALAVAKLIDVIAQAWGLLGAQTQPNPYIELAKVVIGIVLCYLAVSFVLTTKDDFRLVIPYVEFAKQVRGTRPMVLDTSVLIDGRIEAMVQSGFVDAPLVIPLFVVEELQALSDSSDRLKRARGRRGLDVIARLQSQGNVDVSIESFDVPGHAVDKKLVDLANLQQMRILTTDFNLVKVARINGATALNLNDLAAGLKTAVVPGEVMHVDIVKRGENEGQGVGYMPDGTMVVVEQAIEHLGHGVDVVVTNSVQTSAGRLVFARVARLDDMQAETEARVEDSAAGAARAATAQPRYTGPVRRENPVNPRRNPRR, encoded by the coding sequence ATGACGGATGATCTTCAACCCGGCGCCGAACCCCTGGATTCCGCGCAGGCCGCCGGTTCGGCCGCTCCGGCGCTTCGGGCCGGGTATCAATCGGTCGGCGATCGATTGGAGCAGGAGAAGCGGTCGGTCCGCATTCTCATGCGGGTGGTGCGCTTCCTGTTCCTCGTGATGCTCGTCACGGTCACCACGCTGACCGTGGGCAGCCGCACCGATCGGGTGGAGGAGTTCACGCCCGCCACGGTCATCGCCATCGTGCTGAGCACGCTGGCGGTGGGCGTGATCGTGCTGGCGGTGGACTACCTCACTCCCAACAAGCGCCTGGCGTCCACGGTGGCGGTGTATCTGGGCATCTGCGTTGGCCTGCTGGGCGCGCTGGCGGTGGCCAAGCTCATCGACGTCATCGCCCAGGCGTGGGGATTGCTCGGGGCCCAGACGCAGCCCAATCCATACATCGAACTGGCCAAGGTCGTGATCGGCATCGTGCTGTGCTACCTGGCGGTGTCGTTCGTGCTGACCACCAAGGACGACTTCCGGCTGGTCATCCCGTACGTCGAGTTCGCCAAGCAGGTGCGTGGCACGCGGCCCATGGTGCTTGACACCAGCGTGCTGATCGACGGACGCATCGAGGCCATGGTGCAGTCGGGCTTCGTGGACGCCCCGCTGGTCATTCCGCTGTTCGTGGTGGAGGAGCTGCAGGCGCTCAGCGACAGCAGCGACCGGCTCAAACGCGCCCGTGGACGACGCGGGCTGGATGTGATCGCGCGGCTTCAGTCGCAGGGCAACGTGGATGTGTCGATCGAGAGCTTCGACGTGCCGGGCCACGCGGTGGACAAGAAACTCGTTGATCTGGCCAACCTTCAGCAGATGCGCATCCTCACGACGGACTTCAACCTGGTGAAGGTGGCCCGCATCAACGGCGCTACGGCGCTGAATCTGAACGACCTGGCCGCCGGGCTCAAGACCGCCGTCGTGCCGGGCGAAGTGATGCACGTGGACATCGTGAAGCGAGGCGAGAACGAAGGCCAGGGCGTCGGCTACATGCCCGACGGCACCATGGTCGTCGTGGAGCAGGCCATCGAGCACCTCGGCCACGGCGTGGACGTGGTGGTCACCAACTCGGTGCAGACCAGCGCCGGACGGCTGGTGTTCGCGCGCGTGGCGCGTCTCGACGACATGCAGGCGGAAACCGAAGCCCGCGTGGAGGATTCCGCCGCCGGAGCCGCTCGCGCCGCGACCGCCCAACCGCGTTACACCGGTCCGGTTCGTCGGGAGAACCCGGTCAACCCGCGCCGAAATCCGCGCCGCTGA
- a CDS encoding FtsW/RodA/SpoVE family cell cycle protein gives MLRPGQGLVIFAVALLIFGVVMVNSAGLSVQEADGITLSRVLTSRPMIYALLAGAMLAIGACVPVRRIFTARGLASPIPWLTLATLVLLLAVYLPGLSREMNGSKRWLNLGGVSFQPSEFAKWTLIILLAWHGAKRAAVMHRLTSGFLPGVFLIGLVCLLIGVHDLGTAVLVGLVGMAMLVAAGVRWWQAGMLVPVGAAAFTAAVIHSPYRINRLLAYVNPFDDPQGIGYHVIQSMSAVSGGGLAGRGLGNGVRKFGYLPEDTTDFIFAIICEELGIFGAALVLFLYGGLVVCGLLVARRVSHPFLRLVALGVVLTIGLQAAINIAVVTGVAPTKGIALPLLSHGGTGWALTAFSIGLLVSMDRRVREEEEAEASGHQGIEGQEDDDEAILPAGVM, from the coding sequence ATGCTGCGCCCAGGTCAGGGTCTGGTCATCTTCGCCGTCGCCCTCCTCATCTTCGGGGTGGTGATGGTCAACTCGGCGGGTCTGTCGGTGCAGGAGGCCGACGGCATCACACTGTCGCGCGTGCTGACCAGCCGGCCCATGATCTACGCCCTGCTGGCCGGGGCGATGCTGGCGATCGGGGCATGCGTGCCGGTCAGGCGGATCTTCACGGCCCGAGGGCTGGCGTCGCCGATCCCGTGGCTCACGCTGGCCACGCTGGTGTTGCTGCTGGCGGTCTACCTGCCGGGCTTGTCGCGCGAGATGAACGGCTCGAAGCGCTGGCTCAACCTGGGCGGCGTCTCCTTCCAGCCCAGCGAGTTCGCCAAGTGGACGCTTATCATCCTGCTGGCGTGGCACGGGGCCAAGCGGGCCGCGGTGATGCACCGGCTGACCAGCGGCTTTCTTCCGGGGGTCTTCCTCATCGGGCTGGTCTGCCTGCTGATCGGCGTGCATGACCTGGGCACGGCGGTGCTGGTGGGCCTGGTGGGCATGGCCATGCTGGTGGCGGCGGGCGTGCGCTGGTGGCAGGCGGGGATGCTCGTGCCTGTGGGGGCGGCGGCGTTCACCGCGGCGGTCATCCACAGCCCCTACCGCATCAACCGCCTGCTGGCCTATGTCAACCCCTTTGATGACCCGCAGGGCATCGGCTACCACGTCATCCAGTCGATGTCCGCCGTCTCCGGGGGCGGGCTGGCGGGCCGCGGGTTGGGCAACGGGGTGCGCAAGTTCGGCTACCTGCCGGAAGACACCACCGACTTCATCTTCGCCATCATCTGCGAGGAGCTGGGCATCTTCGGCGCGGCCCTGGTGCTGTTTCTATACGGCGGGCTGGTGGTGTGCGGCCTGCTGGTGGCGCGGCGCGTCTCCCACCCTTTCCTGCGTCTCGTGGCCCTTGGGGTGGTGCTCACGATCGGCCTGCAGGCGGCGATCAACATCGCCGTGGTGACGGGCGTCGCCCCGACCAAGGGCATCGCCCTGCCGCTGCTGAGCCACGGCGGCACCGGCTGGGCGCTCACGGCCTTCTCAATCGGGCTGCTGGTGTCAATGGATCGGCGCGTTCGCGAAGAAGAAGAGGCCGAGGCATCGGGGCATCAAGGCATTGAGGGGCAGGAAGACGACGACGAGGCGATCCTGCCCGCGGGGGTGATGTGA
- the recR gene encoding recombination protein RecR: protein MARRPNEPGPYPEAVNRLIQAFASLPGIGRRTAERLAFHVLKSPSDEALRLAHAVTDVKKNVRHCSICYNLTDADPCPICADPRRDAATILVVEQPRDLIALEQTGMYRGVYHVLMGRLDPLAGVGPRDITLEALLHRVDDPASNARGEAVREVILGLNPDLEGDGTAMHIAEDLRRRGVAVSRLARGLPTGSQLEYANRAVLGDAIQGRQQMP from the coding sequence ATCGCCCGTCGCCCCAACGAACCTGGTCCCTACCCCGAGGCGGTCAACCGGCTCATCCAGGCCTTCGCCTCGCTGCCGGGCATCGGACGGCGCACGGCGGAGCGTCTGGCGTTTCACGTTCTCAAGTCGCCCTCGGACGAGGCCCTGCGCCTGGCCCATGCGGTGACGGACGTGAAGAAGAATGTCCGCCATTGTTCGATCTGCTACAACCTGACCGACGCGGACCCATGTCCGATCTGCGCCGACCCGCGGCGCGACGCGGCGACCATCCTGGTCGTCGAGCAGCCGCGCGATCTGATCGCGCTGGAACAGACAGGCATGTACCGGGGCGTGTACCACGTGCTGATGGGCCGTCTTGATCCGCTGGCCGGCGTGGGACCGCGGGACATCACGCTCGAAGCACTGCTCCATCGCGTGGATGACCCCGCCAGCAACGCGAGGGGCGAGGCGGTGCGCGAAGTGATCCTCGGCCTGAATCCGGATCTTGAAGGCGACGGCACGGCCATGCACATCGCCGAAGACCTGCGCCGCCGTGGCGTGGCGGTGTCACGGCTGGCCCGCGGACTGCCCACCGGCTCGCAGCTCGAATACGCCAACCGGGCCGTGCTGGGCGACGCGATTCAGGGTCGGCAGCAGATGCCCTGA
- a CDS encoding peroxiredoxin, with the protein MPPAEPPVPIYPPADGRWAGLAAPFFAAPDQDDRLVALDSLAGRWVVLYFYPKDDTPGCTVEGREFTDLLPRFTDAGASVFGVSADSTASHRAFREKCSLAVDLLSDPAREMMKQYGAWVPPAEEGGRGRLVRCTFLIDPEGRVAHHWPAVNPAGHAAEVLAKLKELQGG; encoded by the coding sequence ATGCCGCCGGCCGAACCGCCGGTTCCGATCTACCCGCCCGCGGATGGCCGATGGGCGGGCTTGGCCGCGCCGTTCTTCGCGGCGCCGGATCAGGATGACCGGCTGGTCGCGCTGGATTCCCTGGCGGGGCGCTGGGTGGTGCTTTACTTCTACCCCAAGGATGACACCCCCGGCTGCACCGTCGAGGGCAGGGAGTTCACCGATCTGCTGCCCCGCTTCACCGACGCGGGTGCGTCGGTGTTCGGCGTGAGCGCTGACAGCACCGCGAGCCACCGCGCGTTCCGCGAGAAGTGCTCGCTGGCGGTGGACCTGCTCAGCGACCCCGCCCGCGAGATGATGAAGCAGTATGGAGCGTGGGTTCCGCCCGCGGAAGAGGGCGGCCGCGGACGCCTGGTCCGCTGCACGTTCCTGATCGACCCGGAGGGACGGGTGGCGCACCACTGGCCCGCCGTCAACCCGGCCGGACACGCGGCGGAAGTGCTGGCGAAACTGAAGGAACTGCAGGGCGGGTGA
- a CDS encoding YbaB/EbfC family nucleoid-associated protein: protein MFDALRNLTGMAGLMKDLPRIKARLEEVRSKLGDLRVSADTGGGVVRATATGKLRVVSIEVDPALMAALADPSNADDRALAQELIVGAVNAALEKAQQRAAEELARAAQELGLPLPPGGLGELL, encoded by the coding sequence ATGTTTGATGCGCTTCGCAATCTCACGGGCATGGCGGGGCTGATGAAGGATCTGCCCCGGATCAAGGCGCGGCTGGAGGAGGTCCGCTCCAAGCTGGGAGACCTGCGTGTCTCCGCCGACACGGGCGGCGGCGTGGTCAGGGCCACCGCGACCGGCAAGCTGCGCGTCGTCTCGATCGAGGTGGACCCGGCGCTCATGGCGGCACTGGCGGACCCGTCGAACGCCGATGACCGCGCGCTGGCGCAGGAGTTGATCGTCGGCGCGGTGAACGCGGCGCTGGAGAAGGCCCAGCAGCGCGCCGCCGAGGAGCTGGCCCGCGCCGCGCAGGAACTGGGGCTTCCCCTGCCGCCGGGCGGTCTGGGGGAGCTGCTCTGA
- a CDS encoding diguanylate cyclase: MNPAAPQHRASRGRVVAVHRAPIFDESLTAPSDGVIHVQTLFQAVGEVARSSAREPVDAVLIHAPLANRPLDLVLSSIQRLDPSVMVFLVVEPDDVRSAEQARASGFDGVLQAPVSVEALEAALIGEVTPPADEEEEHPLDERLPPSAVIRKTEAVEIAASPDAPRGDAGAGSRQPSAAGPAQVDASTIAPHEATQAPDRPAGHGSVIAPAAHRLGDVDMVETILRDPDAAVETAVRLIQQETGWTDVRLLPGDEASPFEQNRPGAVTAAALRVRFGSDDHGVLSCPGAEAAALEAWAAWLARWLSLAKAQRTLCALAYSDPLTGAWNRRFFDEFMPQAIEHARAKRRTLVVMVFDVDDLKSFNDRHGHDAGDRVLRECVRLLQSVIRKGDRVCRIGGDEFVVVFADEEPPRRAGSTPVESVEVIARRFQDAICAARLPALGDGPCAGLSVSAGLATFPWDASDAESLLRVADLRALESKRRGKNALTIGPCPESDEPPAGSAPNPAVER; the protein is encoded by the coding sequence ATGAATCCCGCGGCGCCGCAGCATCGGGCCAGTCGCGGCCGAGTGGTGGCGGTTCACCGCGCGCCGATCTTTGACGAATCGCTGACGGCCCCCTCCGACGGCGTGATCCACGTGCAGACGCTCTTTCAGGCCGTGGGCGAGGTGGCGCGGTCGAGTGCCCGGGAACCGGTCGATGCGGTGCTGATTCATGCGCCGCTGGCGAATCGTCCGCTCGACCTGGTGCTCAGTTCCATCCAGCGTCTCGATCCGTCGGTGATGGTCTTTCTGGTCGTCGAGCCGGATGACGTGAGATCGGCCGAGCAGGCGCGGGCGAGCGGGTTCGACGGGGTGCTGCAGGCCCCCGTGAGCGTTGAAGCGCTGGAGGCGGCGCTGATCGGCGAGGTGACGCCCCCTGCCGATGAGGAGGAGGAGCATCCACTCGACGAACGCCTCCCGCCATCGGCCGTCATCCGCAAGACGGAAGCCGTCGAGATCGCGGCATCGCCCGATGCACCCCGCGGGGACGCCGGAGCCGGGAGCCGCCAGCCATCCGCCGCGGGTCCGGCGCAGGTGGATGCTTCGACCATCGCTCCGCACGAGGCCACGCAGGCGCCGGACCGACCTGCTGGTCACGGCTCCGTCATCGCGCCTGCCGCCCATCGGCTCGGCGACGTTGACATGGTCGAGACCATCCTGCGAGACCCGGACGCCGCGGTGGAAACAGCCGTCCGACTGATTCAACAGGAGACCGGCTGGACCGATGTCCGGCTTCTCCCCGGCGACGAGGCGAGCCCATTCGAACAGAACCGACCCGGCGCGGTCACGGCTGCCGCCTTGCGAGTCCGTTTCGGGTCGGACGACCATGGCGTGCTCTCCTGTCCGGGCGCCGAGGCCGCGGCGCTCGAGGCGTGGGCGGCATGGCTGGCGCGATGGCTGTCGCTGGCCAAGGCCCAGCGGACGCTGTGCGCCCTGGCGTACTCCGATCCCCTGACGGGTGCGTGGAACCGTCGTTTCTTCGACGAATTCATGCCGCAGGCGATCGAGCACGCGCGAGCCAAGCGGCGGACGCTGGTGGTCATGGTCTTCGACGTGGACGACCTCAAGTCGTTCAACGATCGTCACGGACACGACGCCGGCGACCGCGTATTGCGCGAATGCGTGCGCCTGCTGCAATCGGTCATTCGCAAGGGCGACCGGGTGTGCCGCATCGGAGGCGATGAGTTCGTCGTGGTCTTTGCGGACGAGGAGCCGCCGCGGCGCGCCGGTTCGACGCCGGTGGAATCGGTGGAGGTGATCGCGCGGCGCTTCCAGGACGCCATCTGCGCCGCCCGGCTGCCCGCGCTGGGGGATGGTCCCTGCGCGGGGCTGAGCGTGTCCGCTGGGCTGGCCACGTTCCCGTGGGACGCGTCCGACGCCGAGTCGCTGCTGCGCGTCGCCGACCTTCGGGCTCTCGAGTCCAAGCGGCGCGGCAAGAACGCCCTGACGATCGGACCCTGCCCGGAGTCTGATGAACCCCCCGCCGGTTCCGCGCCGAATCCTGCCGTCGAGCGGTGA
- a CDS encoding UDP-N-acetylglucosamine--N-acetylmuramyl-(pentapeptide) pyrophosphoryl-undecaprenol N-acetylglucosamine transferase encodes MFAGGGTGGHLSPGLAVSEELATRAPGLKRVFACSTRSIDAHMLGPSGANERFEPIEASVFSVRPAGLWQFVRTWPGAVRQARELLERENGTVVVALGGFVAAPVVRAAWSMGLPSVLLNLDVVPGKSNRLVARWCREVISTCPTPSLPLFASRLIPMPLRRSTLASTFGGRAACRERLGFDTQPEKPVLLVTGASQGAASLNDLMLLLAREHADLLRPWQVYHLTGHGREGDMAAAYEQAGVRARVEPFQPSMGLAWGSADLAISRAGANSVAEIAANAVPTLFLPYPHHRDQHQRFNAAELVEIGGAACVEDKVDPAANLREHGDLLRSLLTDASRRAVMRETLEANRPANGAATMADIVERLVTVAQCESSP; translated from the coding sequence GTGTTCGCCGGCGGCGGCACGGGCGGGCATCTCTCGCCCGGGCTGGCCGTCTCCGAAGAACTGGCGACCCGCGCACCGGGACTGAAGCGGGTTTTCGCCTGTTCGACGCGGTCCATCGACGCCCACATGCTCGGGCCGTCAGGAGCGAACGAGCGATTCGAGCCGATCGAGGCGTCGGTATTCAGCGTACGACCCGCCGGACTGTGGCAATTCGTGCGCACCTGGCCCGGCGCGGTCAGGCAGGCGCGCGAGCTGCTGGAGCGCGAGAACGGGACGGTTGTCGTGGCGCTGGGTGGATTCGTGGCCGCGCCGGTGGTGCGGGCGGCCTGGTCGATGGGCCTCCCCTCGGTCCTGCTGAACCTGGACGTGGTGCCCGGCAAATCGAACCGGCTGGTCGCGCGATGGTGTCGCGAGGTCATCTCGACCTGCCCTACGCCGTCGCTGCCTCTCTTCGCGTCGCGCCTCATCCCCATGCCGCTGCGTCGATCGACCCTGGCGAGCACGTTCGGCGGTCGGGCGGCCTGCAGGGAGCGGCTTGGTTTCGATACACAGCCGGAAAAGCCCGTGCTGCTGGTGACCGGCGCGTCGCAGGGCGCGGCGTCGCTCAATGACCTGATGCTCCTGCTGGCGCGGGAGCACGCCGACCTGCTGCGCCCCTGGCAGGTGTACCACCTGACGGGTCACGGCCGCGAAGGCGACATGGCCGCCGCGTATGAGCAGGCGGGCGTCCGGGCGCGGGTGGAGCCGTTCCAGCCGTCGATGGGTCTGGCGTGGGGCTCGGCGGATCTGGCGATTTCCCGGGCCGGAGCCAACTCGGTGGCCGAGATCGCCGCCAACGCCGTGCCCACGCTCTTCCTGCCCTACCCCCACCACCGCGACCAGCACCAGCGCTTCAACGCGGCGGAACTGGTCGAGATCGGCGGCGCGGCGTGCGTGGAGGACAAGGTCGATCCCGCCGCCAACCTGCGTGAGCATGGCGATCTGCTGCGTTCACTGCTGACCGACGCCTCTCGCCGCGCCGTCATGCGCGAAACGCTCGAGGCCAACCGCCCCGCCAACGGAGCCGCCACGATGGCGGACATCGTGGAGCGACTTGTCACCGTCGCCCAATGCGAATCGTCGCCCTGA
- a CDS encoding LOG family protein — protein sequence MHDSPQPPRRVDDPVTIEEIERLVSMVGGRTDDADGRMIVELVQTCLKLIPDGHDTGQVKLLNRALKEMRYAYRVFNEYRGTRKISVFGSARTPPDHPDYLAARAFSAAMARRQWMCITGAGDGIMKAGHEGPQREASFGLSIRLPFETTANTVIAGDPKLVNFRYFFTRKLMFMSHSDAVAAFPGGFGTQDELFEALTLVQTGKSNLIPIVLVEGAGGRYWRNWNDYILGNLRHNGWISPEDPGLYHIASDVDDAVQHVCRFYRVYHSSRYVKELFVVRLNQPVSDDLLTRLNDEFTPLLGSGRIERSGPLSGETDHMELPRLVFHHNRRKFGLVRAFIDRLNTLG from the coding sequence ATGCACGACTCACCCCAACCCCCCCGGAGGGTGGATGACCCGGTGACTATCGAGGAGATCGAGCGGCTGGTCTCGATGGTGGGGGGCCGAACCGACGATGCCGACGGGCGCATGATCGTCGAGCTGGTGCAGACCTGCCTCAAGCTCATTCCGGACGGGCACGATACCGGGCAGGTGAAGCTGCTCAACCGCGCGCTCAAGGAGATGCGCTACGCCTACCGCGTCTTCAACGAGTACCGCGGCACGCGCAAGATCAGCGTGTTCGGTTCGGCCCGCACGCCACCCGATCATCCCGACTACCTCGCCGCCCGCGCCTTCAGCGCGGCGATGGCGCGCCGTCAGTGGATGTGCATCACCGGGGCGGGTGACGGCATCATGAAGGCCGGGCACGAAGGTCCGCAGCGCGAGGCCAGCTTCGGGCTGTCGATCCGTCTGCCTTTTGAAACCACCGCCAACACCGTGATCGCCGGCGATCCGAAACTGGTCAACTTCCGCTACTTCTTCACCCGCAAACTCATGTTCATGAGCCACTCTGACGCGGTGGCGGCCTTCCCCGGCGGCTTCGGAACCCAGGATGAACTCTTCGAAGCCCTGACGCTGGTGCAGACCGGCAAGAGCAACCTGATTCCCATCGTGCTGGTGGAAGGCGCCGGCGGCAGGTACTGGCGCAACTGGAACGACTACATCCTCGGCAACCTGCGTCACAATGGCTGGATCAGCCCGGAGGATCCCGGGCTGTATCACATCGCCAGCGACGTGGATGATGCGGTGCAGCACGTCTGCCGCTTCTACCGCGTCTATCACTCCAGCCGCTACGTCAAGGAACTCTTCGTGGTGCGGCTCAACCAGCCGGTTTCCGATGATCTGCTGACGCGGCTCAATGATGAGTTCACGCCGCTGCTTGGATCGGGGCGAATCGAGCGATCCGGCCCGCTGTCGGGCGAAACCGATCACATGGAGCTGCCGCGCCTGGTCTTCCACCACAACCGGCGCAAGTTCGGCCTGGTGCGGGCGTTCATCGACCGGCTCAACACGCTCGGCTGA
- the dnaX gene encoding DNA polymerase III subunit gamma/tau, protein MMTTLLPGMDAVETKQTGAYTVLARRYRSTCFEEIVGQEAIATTLRNAIDRGRTAHAYLFTGTRGVGKTSMARIFAKTLNVNDSLREKDAIAAAILRGDDIDVIEIDGASNRGIDEVRDLIANAGLRPARCPYKIYIIDEVHMLTPQAFNALLKVMEEPPSHVKFILCTTESHRVPATIQSRCQRFDFRNIPAAKIAAHLREVLEKESIEAEPKAVLEVARLANGSMRDGLSLLDRLIAAGDGRVTEDVLQATLGTPDHALVAALVDGMAAGDPRAALTAASDLLARGTSIEQALETLAEHLRNVMVIAACGKDSELVELFGDAREAAERHAERFDLPAVVHMIALCETTSRSVKASSTPRALFDAVIVRLALTERLASIPALLQGSVKGSTAGGAGAAGVEKKKSDDAGLTPAGPASFGRPTDPASTTLISRSVGVTRAPMASTAPATVTPAGAGPVAAGEIKPTGRGSRAEVDALASHPIVARVRTLFNAEIVSVQSDVENIDDHRGTTQHDDRVMGAGASDAASGSEHV, encoded by the coding sequence ATGATGACCACGCTCCTTCCCGGAATGGACGCCGTCGAAACCAAGCAGACGGGCGCCTACACGGTGCTCGCGCGGCGGTACCGCTCCACCTGCTTCGAGGAGATCGTCGGCCAGGAAGCCATCGCCACCACCCTGCGCAACGCCATTGACCGCGGCCGCACCGCCCATGCCTATCTCTTCACGGGCACGCGCGGCGTGGGCAAGACCTCGATGGCCCGCATCTTCGCCAAGACGCTCAACGTCAACGATTCGCTCCGAGAGAAGGACGCCATCGCCGCCGCCATCCTGCGGGGCGACGACATTGATGTGATCGAGATCGACGGCGCCAGCAACCGCGGCATTGATGAGGTGCGCGACCTGATCGCCAACGCCGGGCTGCGCCCCGCCCGCTGTCCGTACAAGATCTACATCATCGACGAAGTCCACATGCTCACGCCTCAGGCCTTCAACGCCCTGCTGAAGGTGATGGAGGAGCCGCCCAGCCACGTCAAGTTCATCCTGTGCACCACTGAATCGCACAGGGTGCCCGCGACGATTCAGTCGCGCTGCCAGCGCTTCGACTTCCGCAACATCCCCGCCGCCAAGATCGCCGCCCACCTGCGCGAGGTGCTGGAGAAGGAATCGATCGAGGCGGAGCCCAAGGCCGTGCTCGAAGTGGCGCGGCTGGCCAACGGTTCGATGCGCGACGGGCTGAGTCTGCTCGACCGGCTCATCGCCGCCGGCGACGGACGGGTGACCGAGGACGTGCTGCAGGCCACGCTGGGCACGCCCGACCACGCGCTGGTCGCCGCCCTGGTGGACGGTATGGCGGCGGGCGATCCCAGGGCCGCGCTGACAGCCGCCAGCGACCTGCTGGCGCGGGGAACCTCCATCGAGCAGGCCCTGGAGACCCTCGCCGAGCATCTGCGCAACGTCATGGTCATCGCGGCGTGCGGCAAGGACTCGGAGCTCGTCGAACTCTTCGGCGACGCGAGAGAAGCCGCCGAGCGTCATGCCGAGCGATTCGACCTGCCAGCCGTGGTTCACATGATCGCCCTGTGTGAGACGACCTCGCGGTCGGTCAAGGCCTCCTCCACCCCCCGAGCGCTGTTCGACGCGGTCATCGTGCGCCTGGCGCTCACGGAGCGGCTGGCGTCAATCCCCGCGCTCCTGCAGGGGTCGGTCAAGGGGAGCACGGCAGGGGGGGCCGGCGCCGCGGGCGTCGAAAAAAAAAAGTCCGATGACGCGGGGCTGACGCCCGCGGGGCCGGCGTCATTCGGTCGCCCGACGGACCCGGCCTCCACCACGCTCATCAGCCGCTCCGTCGGAGTCACCCGCGCACCGATGGCGTCAACGGCTCCGGCGACGGTCACGCCAGCCGGCGCCGGGCCTGTCGCCGCCGGCGAGATCAAGCCAACCGGGCGAGGCAGTCGCGCGGAGGTCGATGCCCTCGCCTCCCATCCGATCGTCGCCAGGGTGAGAACGCTGTTCAACGCCGAGATCGTCAGCGTTCAGAGCGATGTGGAGAATATCGATGACCATCGCGGCACGACCCAGCACGACGATCGTGTCATGGGCGCGGGGGCGTCCGACGCTGCTTCCGGGAGTGAACATGTTTGA
- a CDS encoding acetylglutamate kinase, translated as MTTLSTELAPSPHRSTKGIIARLLTNLGSAREVDQYLKQYASVDRQRFAVIKVGGGVIEDHLDALASALTFLHQVGLTPIVVHGAGEQLDAALKQEGIESTRVDGLRVTTPQILEHARRTFQRVNLRLVEELESLGTRARPITSGVFEARALDMDRYGLVGEVTRVHLDPVEACIRAGHLPIIACLGETASGQILNINADVAARELAIAVQPHKIIFLTPTGGLLDDKERIIPAVNLAEDYDTLMAQPWVSGGMRLKMQEVKALLDRLPDTTSVSITSPDRLAKELFTHMGSGTLVRRGERVKRFDSFAEIDVARLRTLLETCFQRPLTPDYFATKPLDRLYLTDSYRGAAIVTKESPTPEVLYLDKFAVTQEAQGLGLGASIWSRMRRDVPRMFWRSRANNPINGWYFQQSQGCYRTDTWVVFWYGLSSYDVMRQCVDYALALPPTFMAHGSVV; from the coding sequence ATGACCACACTTTCAACAGAACTCGCCCCATCGCCGCACCGCTCCACGAAGGGCATCATCGCCCGGCTGCTGACCAACCTGGGCAGCGCTCGCGAGGTGGACCAGTACCTCAAGCAGTACGCCAGTGTGGATCGGCAGCGGTTCGCCGTCATCAAGGTGGGCGGGGGCGTGATCGAGGATCATCTGGATGCTCTGGCCTCGGCGCTGACCTTCCTGCACCAGGTGGGGCTGACGCCGATCGTCGTCCACGGCGCGGGCGAGCAGCTCGATGCCGCGCTGAAGCAGGAAGGCATCGAGTCCACCCGCGTGGACGGGCTGCGGGTCACGACGCCGCAGATTCTGGAGCACGCGCGGCGGACGTTCCAGCGCGTCAACCTGCGCCTGGTGGAGGAGCTGGAGTCGCTGGGCACGCGGGCGCGGCCGATCACGTCGGGCGTCTTCGAGGCCCGAGCGCTCGACATGGACAGGTACGGCCTGGTGGGGGAGGTGACGCGCGTTCACCTGGACCCCGTGGAGGCGTGCATCCGCGCCGGGCACCTGCCGATCATCGCGTGCCTGGGCGAGACCGCGAGCGGCCAGATTCTCAACATCAACGCCGATGTGGCGGCCCGTGAGCTGGCCATCGCGGTGCAGCCGCACAAGATCATTTTTCTCACGCCTACGGGCGGGCTGCTGGATGACAAGGAGCGGATCATCCCCGCCGTCAACCTGGCGGAGGACTACGACACCCTGATGGCTCAGCCGTGGGTGAGCGGCGGGATGCGGCTGAAGATGCAGGAAGTGAAGGCCCTGCTCGACCGGCTGCCCGATACCACCAGCGTGTCGATCACCTCGCCCGATCGGCTGGCCAAGGAGCTCTTCACGCACATGGGTTCGGGCACGCTCGTGCGAAGGGGCGAGCGGGTGAAGCGGTTCGACTCGTTCGCCGAGATCGACGTGGCCCGGCTGCGGACCCTGCTGGAGACGTGCTTTCAGCGTCCGCTCACGCCCGACTATTTCGCCACCAAGCCGCTGGATCGGCTGTACCTGACCGATTCGTACCGCGGAGCGGCGATCGTGACGAAGGAAAGCCCCACGCCGGAGGTCCTGTACCTTGACAAGTTCGCCGTGACGCAGGAAGCCCAGGGGCTGGGACTTGGCGCCTCGATCTGGAGCCGCATGCGGCGTGACGTGCCGCGCATGTTCTGGCGCTCGCGGGCCAACAACCCCATCAACGGATGGTACTTCCAGCAGTCGCAGGGCTGCTACCGCACCGACACGTGGGTGGTGTTCTGGTACGGGCTGAGCTCGTACGACGTGATGCGGCAGTGCGTGGACTACGCGCTGGCCCTGCCGCCGACGTTCATGGCGCATGGATCGGTGGTGTGA